One window of the Babesia microti strain RI chromosome IV, complete genome genome contains the following:
- a CDS encoding SAC3/GANP/Nin1/mts3/eIF-3 p25 family (overlaps_old_locusTagID:BBM_III05735) translates to MDPYMLSTYNYKYNQYLHSGCTADVAAAEALRSVRSFYGHKANNQEFLNYVNRVSNTLSANGQVNTTQSTAAGIGYQYNPHYGMVPSHISNIYYGSHPNVDTTAMYNQQLLSQSNSACSSNALLSGISIKPPSIPKPQAPPSVPIHPSQYKQQSNAAQNHAKLPKDVNTANTSSAITDWVYKIFSVHVTEKSSKKWNMAVTNFLNHKIDYWKSHNITPTPVDLMIPSADVIESYSAQHGHNSKQIVPLHNNTNSSIPLDTSTTSNISSSESKNGMKNDKKGDKKSSATNFDKYSKTKLDSFMDIDTTGVKKSLKYKSLLQKRAERFTKGTKGVIAEINLTQQVEKLIGTSTDMEKQYLRLTGPPNPSLVRPIHVLKKSFIYVLEKYKKTLNYRYIQEQFRSIRQDMKVQHINDLFATHVYETNARIALLNCDLDQFNQCQTQLIDLHSINQVAPENKIEFKCYRLLYLALQNTKMDLLRYLKELNNTSDKSLVKYIAVIDYANKLRRIVEDENFYRYFSLIKSETRRLENDLDYIYDIATEKLKVTSPKDCEKEPPFFSRYLFKMFNQKFRVLYLLTMAKTSIIINPKSVYTQFRFDSCDEFKSFLNELNIVWTSSGSVDCKQSLPKLLESRVLKSKKIEQ, encoded by the exons GTG GTTGTACTGCGGATGTTGCAGCGGCGGAGGCACTAAGATCTGTTAGGTCATTTTATGGGCATAAAGCCAATAATCAAGAATTTTTAAACTATGTAAATAGGGTTTCCAATACTTTATCTGCTAATGGCCAAGTAAACACTACACAGTCAACTGCCGCCGGTATTGGATACCAGTACAATCCACATTATGGCATGGTTCCATCtcatatatcaaatatttactatGGATCGCATCCTAATGTTGACACTACTGCCATGTATAACCAACAATTGCTTAGTCAATCCAACTCTGCATGTAGCAGTAATGCGTTATTGAGTGGTATATCTATTAAACCTCCATCAATTCCAAAACCCCAAGCTCCACCTTCAGttccaatccatccatCACAATATAAACAACAATCCAATGCAGCTCAAAATCATGCTAAATTGCCAAAAGATGTTAATACTGCAAATACATCTAGTGCTATAACGGACTGggtatacaaaatattttccgTACATGTAACGGAAAAATCCTCCAAAAAGTGGAATATGGCAgttacaaattttttaaatcacaaaattgattattggAAGTCACACAATATCACTCCTACTCCAGTAGACTTGATGATTCCCTCAGCAGATGTTATTGAATCATATTCtg CACAACACGGACATAATTCTAAACAGATTGTTCCATTACATAATAACACGAACAGTTCAATTCCATTAGATACTAGTACTACCAGTAATATTTCCAGTTCAGAATCTAAGAATGGGAtgaaaaatgataaaaaagGGGATAAAAAGTCTAGTGCAACgaattttgacaaatattcTAAAACTAAATTAGATTCTTTTATGGATATAGACACTACGGGGGTTAAAAAATCACTCAAGTATAAGAGTTTGTTACAGAAAAGGGCAGAAAGATTCACAAAAGGCACAAAAGGGGTCATTGCTGAAATCAATCTAACTCAACAAGTTGAGAAATTAATTGGTACATCTACTGACATGGAGAAACAGTATTTGAGATTGACAGGCCCTCCAAATCCATCTCTAGTACGGCCAATACAtgtgttaaaaaaatcattcatATACGTACTTGAAAAGTACAAGAAGACCCTAAACTATCGCTATATTCAGGAACAATTTAGGTCTATCCGACAGGATATGAAGGTGCAGCATATAAACGATTTATTTGCAACACATGTTTATGAGACAAATGCAAGAATTGCtttattaaattgtgaTTTGGATCAGTTTAATCAGTGCCAAACGCAGCTAATAGACCTTCATTCAATTAATCAGGTAGCTCCTGAAAATAAGATCGAATTCAAATGTTATAggttattatatttggcactacaaaatacaaaaatggATTTGTTACGGTACCTGAAGGAATTAAACAATACGAGTGATAAATCACTGGTGAAATATATTGCTGTGATTGATTACGCTAATAAGTTGAGACGCATTGTTGAGGATGAAAACTTCTATCGCTATTTTAGTCTCATAAAATCTGAGACAAGACGtttggaaaatgatttagattatatttatgatattgCAACTGAAAAATTAAAGGTTACTTCTCCAAAAGACTGTGAAAAGGAACCGCCATTTTTCTCTAGATATCTCTTTAAAATGTTCAATCAAAAGTTTCGGGTATTGTACCTATTGACCATGGCCAA aaCAAGCATTATTATCAACCCTAAATCGGTTTACACACAATTCAGATTCGATAGCTGTGATGAATTTAAATCTTTTCTTAA TGAACTAAATATCGTATGGACCAGTAGTGGAAGCGTTGACTGTAAGCAATCACTTCCTAAACTGCTAGAGAGCAGGGTTTTAAAGagcaaaaaaattgaacaaTAA
- a CDS encoding geranylgeranyl transferase type-2 subunit beta (overlaps_old_locusTagID:BBM_III05740) encodes MDFLPELCIDKHVKYLYDYANERCSIEGFFVENIKVGGMYWSLTTLALICPEAIYKNLPESDGFNIYDKSLKLLSNCKNEDGGFGNSPGHESHLIPTHYAVLVCILLEKMDMIDVDKTTEFVLSLQNVDGSFNGDSSMEADTRHSYSALAILTLLKKIQKVDLELSASYILSCMNHDGGFGWTPNGESHAASAFCSVAALSLSNRLYRIDRDRLGWWLCERQTSTGGFNGRHQKLPDVCYSWWISATLYILGRQEWFNRAKLIEFILESQNTETGGISHKPGNISDVFHTFFGIATIYLIKMHSIHPVFVTLNEKLKKIITQ; translated from the exons ATGGATTTTCTGCCTGAGCTGTGCATTGATAAACatgtcaaatatttgtatgATTATGCAAATGAGAGGTGTAGTATTGAAGGGTTTTTTGTAGAAAATATCAAAGTGGGTGGAATGTACTGGTCCCTCACTACGTTGGCACTGATATGTCCTGAGgcaatatacaaaaatttgccagaAAGTGACGGtttcaatatttatgataaGTCACTGAAATTGTTAtctaattgtaaaaatgaagATGGTGGCTTTGGTAATTCTCCGGGCCATGAGTCCCATCTAATTCCTACACAC tatgCCGTTCTAGTTTGTATATTGCTTGAAAAAATGGATATGATAGATGTAGATAAAACAACAGAGTTTGTCTTATCTTTACAG AACGTAGATGGTTCATTCAATGGAGATTCCTCCATGGAAGCTGATACAAGGCATTCATATAGTGCTTTAGCAATACTAACATTGCTCAAAAAGATACAAAAAGTTGATTTGGAATTATCTGCAAGTTACATACTTTCTTGTATGAACCACGATGGAGGTTTTGGATGGACCCCTAACGGGGAATCCCACGCTGCTTCGGCATTTTGCTCAGTTGCAG cACTATCGCTATCTAACAGATTGTATAGGATCGATAGG GATCGTTTGGGGTGGTGGTTATGCGAGAGGCAAACCAGCACTGGGGGTTTTAATGGGAGACATCAAAAATTGCCAGATGTATGTTATTCATGGTGGATATCAGCAACACTCTACATATTAG gaaGACAGGAATGGTTTAACAGGGCCAAATTGATTGAATTCATATTGGAATCCCAAAACACTGAAACTGGTGGGATATCTCACAAACCTGGCAATATTAGCGATGTATTCCACACATTTTTTGGTATAGCAACTATATACCTAATCAAAATGCATTCCATCCATCCAGTATTTGTCACTTTGAACgagaaattgaaaaaaattataacacAATGA
- a CDS encoding engA, GTP-binding protein (overlaps_old_locusTagID:BBM_III05740;~overlaps_old_locusTagID:BBM_III05745) — MHSSGRKSMSDSICGDIMDDNTQYISELLNKGNEILVTDIANILSCDLDVAKSHLESIISTKEKQIATFYVINYVENGVFMCKKVAYQSLNDYPGANPSLYSIKLKKPTDLTTSNDIFENLFQKLVSAKSSDSIYIPISCNISVCDISIRKLSLIGSDVIPNTSSGTSFDLFNSKNQNKIDIKKPRQNAPFNTNSNNSFLKNETKISNNAQFNCEFLPIPENECIDKSNNAEHTKTKNGFFGLNNKQTVNKTSVKRDFSTIDFENKIKISPVKSVKYSKRVIDSQPEQNLFEQSDVELNSNCISNKDKDGTNGDDSIDCNTPESKRIIINEKVPKQSTYVENGYFVMEDYEEIIKVEKEVMMPQKSVANIVNCNADNVNKKRSQASITSFFKVLKK, encoded by the exons ATGCACAGCTCAGGCAGAAAATCCATGTCTGATAGTATATGTGGTGATATTATGGATGATAACACACAGTATATAAGTGAATTACTTAACAAGGGCAACGAA ATTCTAGTTACAGACATCGCAAATATCCTATCGTGTGATTTGGATGTGGCTAAGAG CCACCTAGAATCGATCATTAGCACTAAAGAGAAACAAATCGCTACATTTTACGTGATTAACTATGTTGAAAATGGAGTTTTCATGTGCAAAAAGGTCGCATACCAGTCACTTAATG actACCCTGGTGCCAATCCTTCACTTTACAGCATAAAGTTAAAAAAGCCTACTGATTTAACTACTAgtaatgatatttttgagaATTTGTTTCAGAAACTCGTGTCAGCCAAATCATCTGATTCAATCTATATTCCTAT TTCATGTAATATCTCCGTCTGTGATATTTCCATCagaaaattatcattaatagGATCGGACGTTATACCAAATACCAGTAGTGGCAcatcatttgatttattcaa CagtaaaaatcaaaataagattgatattaaaaaacCTAGACAAAATGCTCCATTTAATACTAATTCCAATAATTCATTTCTTAAAAATGAAACTAagatatcaaataatgcaCAGTTTAACTGTGAATTTCTGCCAATTCCCGAAAATGAATGcattgataaatcaaataatgcaGAACATACAAAGACtaaaaatggatttttTGGTTTAAATAACAAGCAAACAGTTAATAAAACTAGTGTAAAACGCGATTTTTCTACTAtagattttgaaaataagaTTAAAATATCCCCAGTAAAGTCAGTTAAATATTCGAAACGTGTTATTGATTCACAACCTGAACAAAATCTGTTTGAACAATCAGATGTTGAATTAAACAGTAATTGTATTAGTAATAAGGATAAAGATGGCACAAATGGAGATGATTCCATTGACTGCAATACTCCTGAATCCAAGagaattatcatcaatgaAAAG GTTCCAAAACAATCTACTTATGTCGAGAATGGTTATTTTGTAATGGAAGACTATGAAGAAATTATAAAAGTGGAGAAGGAGGTAATGATGCCTCAGAAATCCGTGGctaatattgtaaattgcAATGCTGATAACGTAAATAAGAAGAGGTCACAAGCTTCTATAAC TTCTTTTTTCAAAGTTTTAAAGAAATAG
- a CDS encoding 50S ribosome-binding GTPase (overlaps_old_locusTagID:BBM_III05745) yields the protein MRIDLYICIIIVWIDQHGLDMIVIISLVVLVISKVYPFNIIRKCVSRHDLCPKAYFFSNVPIHQNNCLVTLIGSTNVGKSSIFNRMTRMFQMGSLVSEVPNTTRDPNVGVVEINGKVFRLIDTPGICDDDITDKIIKVQVEKMLYKALEESTMSILVVDGQIGMTNLDKRIADMIRNHCKYRSLNCIIAVNKCESHQMGLAAAQQFWNLGLGEPIPCSALHGSGVAEVLEKCLEYMPNLNSTIETTKHTTVALIGRPNTGKSSIANKMLNKDRFIVSPIAGTTVDSIDSFVTKDNKTYRIIDTCGVTQNVNTEQLKLKTERSLLTIRQADVCILVIDSTFGISKNELDLAKAIKEESKPAIIVCNKWDLIDKNDGTVYNKALNYVKDTLNDICYANVLFTSANTGQRINQLFDLIDQSVEQYNKEYPQKSLNEILQDALFIRPPNFVKGKRFNIYYAAQVLNG from the exons ATGCGCATAGATCTATacatatgtataataatagtgTGGATAGATCAACATGGGTTGGACATGATAGTAATTATTTCGCTTGTAGTATTGGTAATATCCAAAGTATATccatttaatatcattagAAAATGTGTCAGCAGACATGATCTATGTCCAAAGGCCTATTTTTTTAGCAACGTACCTATACATCAGAATAATTGCTTAGTTACATTGATCGGCAGCACCAATGTAGGCAAATCCAGTATCTTTAATCGCATGACCAGAATG TTTCAAATGGGAAGTTTGGTATCTGAGGTTCCAAATACTACTCGTGACCCAAATGTGGGAGTTGTCGAGATTAATGGGAAAGTATTTCGCCTAATTGACACTCCCGGGATTTGCGATGACGACATAactgataaaataattaaagtTCAG GTGGAAAAGATGTTATATAAAGCACTTGAGGAATCTACTATGTCTATCCTAGTAGTTGATGGCCAG ATTGGGATGACAAATTTGGACAAAAGAATAGCAGATATGATACGTAACCACTGTAAATATCGCTCGTTAAATTGCATAATAGCTGTAAATAAGTGTGAATCGCATCAAATGGGTTTAGCAGCGGCTCAG caattttgGAATTTAGGATTGGGAGAACCAATTCCATGCAGTGCTTTACATGGATCAGGTGTAGCTGAAGTTCTTGAAAA ATGCTTGGAATATATGCCAAATCTCAATAGTACAATTGAAACTACTAAACATACAACGGTGGCGCTGATCGGACG ACCTAATACTGGCAAGTCAAGTATTGCAAATAAGATGCTCAACAAAGATAGATTTATTGTATCACCTATTGCCGGTACAACTGTTGATTCAATAGATTCATTTGTTACAAAGGATAACAAGACATACCGTATAATAGACACTTGTGGCGTGACACAAAATGTTAATACTGAACAATTAAAGTTAAAGACAGAAAGAAGCTTATTG ACAATCAGACAAGCTGATGTATGTATATTGGTCATCGATTCCACTTTTggaatatcaaaaaatgaattggatCTGGCCAAGGCAATAAAGGAAGAATCTAAACCTGCTATTATTGTCTGTAATAAATGGGATTTGATAGATAAAAACGATGGTACTGTTTACAACAAA GCATTAAATTATGTGAAAGATActttaaatgatatatgtTATGCAAATGTCTTATTCACTTCTGCCAATACCGGTCAGAgaattaatcaattgtttGATCTCATTGATCAATCCGTGGAACAA TACAATAAAGAATATCCACAAAAATCGTTGAACGAAATACTCCAAGACGCACTGTTCATAAGGCCACCAAATTTTGTCAAGGGCAAGCgattcaatatatattacgCAGCACAGGTATTAAATGGTTAA
- a CDS encoding zinc finger protein, putative (overlaps_old_locusTagID:BBM_III05745;~overlaps_old_locusTagID:BBM_III05750), translating into MSITVTTVVTNSNNITSYTIKSNTNDADNTVGNETNNGMILSQQYDTSNNLSTDEYVYEIVYLDNCQFISEDMTIIHICTCGDLFVFKLEDLRKGNNKTECASCSLKAMLQFNSQQLDEFINKHNAIS; encoded by the exons ATGTCTATCACTGTAACCACCGTTGttacaaattcaaataacATTACATcttatacaataaaatcaaatactAATGATGCCGATAATACGGTAGGAAATGAAACAAACAATGGAATGATTCTATCGCAACAATATGATACTAGTAATAATCTCAGTACTGATGAATATGTTTATGAGATAGTATACTTAGACAATTGTCAATTCATCTCTGAAGATATGACAATCATTCACATTTGTACTTGTGGAGATCTTTTTGTGTTTAAGCTTGAAGATCTACGTAAAG GCAACAATAAGACCGAATGTGCCAGTTGTTCATTAAAGGCTAtgttacaatttaattCTCAGCAGTTGGATGAATTCATAAACAAGCACAACGCTATTTCTTGA
- a CDS encoding apicoplast conserved ycf19 protein precursor, unknown function (overlaps_old_locusTagID:BBM_III05755;~overlaps_old_locusTagID:BBM_III05760), translating to MLYLRYILEWLPQVNPYLPPFCTIFTATNNFIGFFQKICPPIMGFDFSGFAVWVFLENIEFILLHILSNY from the coding sequence ATGCTTTACCTGAGATATATTTTAGAGTGGCTGCCTCAGGTCAATCCCTACCTTCCTCCATTCTGTACAATATTCACtgcaacaaataattttattggattCTTCCAGAAAATCTGCCCACCAATAATGGGCTTTGATTTTAGTGGATTTGCTGTCTGGGTATTTCtggaaaatattgaattcatCCTCTTACATATATTGTCAAACTACTAA
- a CDS encoding ESCRT-II complex subunit VPS25 (overlaps_old_locusTagID:BBM_III05760): protein MNLDITLCNSFCSLDEQTLLNFPPFYTEQINLNILHSQLESWHRIIASNATLIASKFLHITDTQCMDAPFTNVAINRNINRYFLVLIIEYLIEQKLALWLEPLSDLTMKNIFMTLVKDTNAMSTLYIKHMEFRDNLRTMDKNTEKLKDSNYYQIEQLKLTRNNYFKCQIKDTRAALYPIPIDKLCEELKEFAKLLCLYDNVETVYNLFYSPLGHKYKFHRLPDEHITYLVSILVHNKWATIILPPSVKNNIEYNQNIKNLGIRFI, encoded by the exons atgaaCCTTGATATAACACTTTGTAACAGTTTCTGTTCACTAGACGAACAAACTTTGCTTAATTTCCCACCATTTTATACCGAACAG ATTAATCTAAACATTTTACACTCTCAATTGGAGTCCTGGCATCGGATTATCGCATCTAACGCTACTTTAATTgcttcaaaatttttacacataacAGATACCCAATGTATGGATGCGCCTTTCACAAATGTTGCAATCAATAGAAACATCAACCGTTATTTTTTAGtgttaataattgaatatcTAATTGAACAAAAATTGGCATTGTGGCTTGAACCACTATCCGATCTTACCATGAAGAATATATTCATGACACTTGTCAAAGACACCAATGCTATGAGTACACTATACATTAAACATATGGAATTCAGGGATAACCTTAGAACCATGGATAAAAATACTGAAAAACTTAAAGACTCGAATTACTATCAAATTGAGCAATTGAAACTCACAAGGAATAACTACTTTAAATGCCAAATAAAAGACACCAGAGCCGCATTGTATCCTATAccaattgataaattatgcGAAGAATTAAAAGAATTTGCAAAGTTACTCTGCCTTTACGACAACGTAGAAACAGTGTATAACCTTTTTTATTCACCATTAGGCcataaatacaaatttcatcGATTGCCAGACGAACACATAACTTATTTGGTATCAATCCTTGTTCATAACAAATGGGCCACAATCATCTTGCCTCCTAGTGTAAAAAacaatattgaatataatcAGAATATTAAAAATCTTGGTATACGgttcatataa
- a CDS encoding DDRGK domain (overlaps_old_locusTagID:BBM_III05765;~overlaps_old_locusTagID:BBM_III05770): MVKKVEPHKQNDVEKVEYGETIGFPIWFTILISVIFIVFTSYMFKNVSFDQFDQQEHENEGEEEGREEIEHDQISKKLRKKKEKKIAEMLEKERLKKEKEEKLKIKQNKQAEYDRKYNEREERINQQALEIEREGDRIYNELKSKIVIEDQGYVENLKQIDISDFIDYIKLKKRVNVEDLSAFVGLKTSSCVERINELEANDRIFGIINTQGFYLYINEEEIDEFCSFIHHIGRIHKQYDLVSACNRIFRLTSKEEDKEKIDLIYNKCIPQKEEVDP; this comes from the exons ATGGTAAAAAAAGTGGAACCACATAAACAAAATGATGTTGAGAAGGTGGAGTATGGAGAAACTATCGGATTTCCTATTTGGTTTACAATCTTAATCTCAGTTATTTTCATCGTTTTTACGTCATACATGTTTAAAAACGTGTCTTTCGATCAGTTTGATCAACAGGAACATGAAAATGAAGGTGAGGAAGAGGGAAGAGAGGAGATAGAACATGATCAGATTAGTAAAAAACTGAGGAAGAAGAAGGAGAAGAAGATAGCGGAAATGTTGGAGAAAGAAAGGCTCAAGAAAGAGAAGGAGGAAAAACTTAAGATAAAGCAGAATAAACAAGCTGAATATGATCGGAAATATAATGAAAGGGAAGAAAGGATTAACCAGCag GCATTGGAAATTGAAAGGGAAGGGGATAGAATATATAACGAATTAAAGtctaaaattgtaattgaAGATCAAGGTTACGTCGAAAATCTCAagcaaattgatatttcGGACTTTATCGATTACATTAAACTAAAAAAGAGAGTAAATGTAGAAGATCTTTCAGCATTTGTAGGTCTCAAGACTAGCAGTTGTGTGGAAAGaattaatgaattggaAGCTAATGATCGTATATTTGGGATAATAAACACTCAAGGTTTCtatttgtacattaatGAGGAGGAAATCGATGAATTTTGTTCGTTTATTCATCATATTGGAAGGATACATAAACAGTATGATCTAGTTTCTGCATGCAATCGCATTTTTAGATTAACATCAAAAGAAGAg GACAAAGAGAAGATTGATTTGATTTACAACAAGTGTATACCACAAAAGGAAGAAGTTGATCcataa